From the Musa acuminata AAA Group cultivar baxijiao chromosome BXJ3-7, Cavendish_Baxijiao_AAA, whole genome shotgun sequence genome, one window contains:
- the LOC135642564 gene encoding alpha-1,3-arabinosyltransferase XAT2-like yields the protein MKSSTDSSGHVKPRRLSCAALCGCLLMTVVLVCLIRSTSNSVSTLSLRLFIETNVSFPEAVEESNAERQVGTASRPFSFEEAEVSDVSIEDELLESGKQTVVLPQPWKGKQEGSDSNAAVDAAAILHSSRMEQQNESATGDRTVVLQLQYEGKQHENVPNTDSPIDASRVVCDFTSDRSDTCWMDGDIRVLGRSSTIMLASPPTDRSPTENTTWKIKPYTRKWESTMEFIKELTVTTAADPQQSPLCTVNHSVPAVFFSTGGFVGNYFHDFTDVIVPLFMTVRRFDGEVQFVVTDLNNQFFDKYQPILRRLSHYPAIDMDTDDRVHRFPHAQVGLMSHKELGIDASRSPNRISMNDFREFLRTCFSLERRYSTGIDQQARIKPRLLLILRKGSRSFVNEREVIGMVEGLGFELITAGPEDAKNLSSFAQTVNSVDVLIGVHGAGLTNMVFLPTNATLIQIVPCCNLKVGCRYIFADPAPDMGIRYVDYVIADEESSLIEQYPRDHAVFRDPLSILNKQGFYPFWDIFLNQQKVKIDVRRFRSVLSEVLQSHVKY from the exons ATGAAGTCCAGCACCGATAGCTCCGGCCATGTCAAACCGAGGAGGCTCAGCTGCGCTGCCCTCTGCGGATGCCTTCTCATGACCGTGGTCCTTGTATGCCTCATCAGATCCACCTCCAACAGCGTCAGCACAT TAAGTTTACGACTGTTCATCGAAACCAATGTGTCTTTCCCTGAAGCTGTGGAGGAATCCAACGCAGAACGACAAG TTGGAACAGCAAGTCGACCTTTTTCATTCGAGGAAGCAGAAGTAAGCGATGTGTCCATCGAAGATGAGTTGCTTGAATCAG GAAAACAAACAGTGGTACTCCCACAGCCGTGGAAGGGAAAACAAGAAGGAAGTGACTCGAATGCAG CTGTAGATGCGGCAGCAATTTTGCATTCTTCACGGATGGAACAACAGAATGAATCAGCAACAG GCGATCGAACTGTGGTACTGCAACTTCAGTACGAAGGAAAGCAACATGAAAACGTGCCAAATACAG ATAGTCCGATCGACGCAAGCAGAGTGGTGTGTGACTTCACGAGTGACCGATCCGATACGTGTTGGATGGATGGTGATATCAGAGTTCTTGGCAGGTCATCCACCATCATGTTAGCTTCGCCACCGACCGATCGAAGTCCAACGGAGAACACGACATGGAAGATCAAACCATACACGAGGAAGTGGGAATCAACGATGGAGTTTATCAAGGAGCTCACCGTGACGACAGCAGCTGATCCCCAGCAATCCCCTCTCTGCACGGTAAACCACAGCGTCCCTGCCGTATTCTTCTCCACCGGAGGATTCGTCGGCAACTACTTCCACGACTTCACCGACGTGATCGTTCCCCTCTTCATGACCGTCCGGCGATTCGACGGCGAGGTCCAGTTCGTCGTCACCGACCTCAACAACCAGTTCTTCGACAAGTATCAGCCGATCTTGAGACGCCTGTCGCATTACCCAGCCATCGACATGGACACAGACGATCGAGTGCATCGCTTTCCCCATGCGCAAGTGGGTCTGATGAGCCACAAGGAGCTGGGCATCGATGCCTCCAGGTCTCCAAACCGGATCTCCATGAACGACTTCAGAGAATTCCTGAGGACGTGTTTCTCACTGGAGAGAAGATACAGCACGGGAATCGACCAGCAGGCGAGGATCAAACCGAGGTTACTGCTTATTCTCCGGAAAGGGTCACGGTCCTTCGTCAACGAAAGGGAAGTGATAGGAATGGTGGAAGGACTTGGCTTCGAGTTGATCACAGCTGGGCCCGAGGACGCGAAGAACCTTTCCAGCTTTGCACAGACCGTGAACTCCGTGGATGTGCTGATAGGGGTTCATGGCGCCGGGCTCACCAACATGGTCTTCCTTCCCACTAACGCCACACTGATCCAAATAGTTCCTTGCTGTAATTTGAAGGTGGGATGCAGGTACATCTTCGCTGATCCAGCCCCAGACATGGGAATAAGGTATGTGGACTACGTGATCGCAGACGAGGAGAGCTCCCTGATCGAACAGTACCCAAGAGATCATGCAGTTTTCAGAGACCCTCTCTCCATTCTGAACAAACAAGGGTTCTATCCTTTCTGGGATATATTTCTGAACCAGCAGAAGGTAAAGATCGATGTGCGTAGGTTTAGGAGTGTGCTATCGGAAGTTCTTCAATCTCACGTCAAATATTAA
- the LOC103991457 gene encoding alpha-1,3-arabinosyltransferase XAT2, with product MGNPTSHVRRSLSWGVIVGCFLLSMILLVLTTSYAASFPGFGLSLSGNSASAGAKTEQKLTSDHPDAKIKTGEKLQRKPLCDLTQRRADICDMEGDIRVHGNSSSVLFVTSSGLQESYRIQPHPRKGDHAALATVTEVTVRSTTAEEAPKCTTKSRVPAVIFSNGGYMFNFFHDISDALIPLYITSHRFDGEVQFLIRDMLPWWVEKFQPLLKGLSRYDIIDLNRDHEVRCYSHVIVGIMFHADLYIDPTKSGGLTMLDYGAYLRKSLGLKRETAIKLANPDEEKKPRVLIVNRKGTRRFTNVDEIARMVEMSGFQAVVSEVHENKSLAEFAQVVNSCDVLLGLHGAGMTNLIFLPTNGILIQIVPLGRMEDVCWINYGAPAVRVKLHYLQYSIRAPESNLIDQFPKDDPVILDPKAVFEKQGSARWVSLYMHRQTVKLDVERFRSVLWHAREIFRQPWN from the exons ATGGGAAATCCGACGAGCCATGTCAGGCGTAGCCTCAGCTGGGGTGTGATCGTAGGATGTTTCTTGCTCTCCATGATCCTTCTGGTGTTGACGACAAGCTACGCTGCATCTTTTCCCGGTT TTGGCCTTTCACTGTCTGGTAATTCCGCTTCTGCTGGTGCTAAGACAGAGCAAAAGCTCACTTCTGATCATCCAG ATGCAAAGATCAAAACTGGCGAGAAGCTCCAGAGAAAGCCCCTGTGTGATCTAACACAGAGAAGAGCAGATATCTGCGACATGGAGGGCGACATCAGGGTCCATGGAAACTCCTCCTCCGTGCTCTTCGTTACCTCCTCGGGATTGCAGGAATCTTATCGGATACAGCCTCATCCTCGGAAAGGAGACCATGCTGCCTTGGCTACCGTGACGGAAGTGACGGTGAGATCTACCACCGCGGAAGAGGCACCTAAATGCACAACAAAGAGCCGAGTCCCAGCGGTCATCTTCTCCAACGGCGGCTACATGTTTAACTTCTTCCACGACATCAGCGATGCGCTGATCCCTCTCTACATTACGTCTCACCGGTTCGATGGCGAGGTCCAGTTTCTAATCCGGGACATGCTCCCATGGTGGGTCGAGAAGTTCCAACCACTACTGAAGGGGCTCTCACGCTACGACATCATCGACCTCAACCGAGACCATGAAGTCCGATGCTACTCCCATGTCATTGTGGGGATCATGTTCCACGCTGACCTGTACATCGATCCCACAAAGTCCGGTGGGCTCACGATGCTGGACTACGGAGCGTACCTGAGGAAATCCCTTGGACTGAAGCGTGAGACCGCAATCAAGCTTGCAAATCCAGACGAGGAGAAGAAACCCAGAGTGCTGATCGTCAACAGGAAGGGAACGAGAAGGTTCACCAACGTGGACGAGATCGCGCGGATGGTGGAGATGTCAGGCTTCCAGGCGGTGGTGTCAGAGGTGCACGAGAACAAGAGTCTGGCGGAGTTCGCGCAGGTGGTGAACTCGTGCGACGTGCTGTTGGGCCTGCATGGCGCCGGGATGACCAATCTCATCTTCCTCCCCACCAACGGGATACTGATTCAGATCGTGCCACTGGGCAGAATGGAGGACGTGTGCTGGATAAACTACGGAGCTCCGGCGGTGCGGGTGAAGCTGCATTACCTGCAGTACAGCATCAGAGCACCAGAGAGCAATCTGATCGACCAGTTTCCCAAAGATGATCCAGTGATTTTGGACCCCAAAGCCGTCTTCGAGAAGCAGGGGTCGGCACGGTGGGTGTCCTTGTACATGCATCGGCAGACCGTGAAGCTTGATGTGGAGAGGTTTAGGAGTGTTCTGTGGCATGCCCGTGAGATCTTTCGCCAACCCTGGAATTAA
- the LOC135586108 gene encoding alpha-1,3-arabinosyltransferase XAT3-like isoform X2 has protein sequence MPMGSKPRSVRNANQSRRFRFVLLIVGCLVVTMTFLVVSRPQTLFLSNNHDAVNGDDRGIQGSHSAPVGKEDAQSSQVLESNKEKAEGGEKNVIVVDSTPNEETNIHKLQETKTETEENGMSITSDDPSSNQQETHDRLALPTISNYTINDRTQGDGTVVLEHSDGGEHIQTPERKPLCDDSDRRTDVCEMYGDVRIPGNSSSIIFVEASKTEQKELWQIHPYPRKGDEACFKGVRELAVEAGSEAPLCTVNHDAPAIVFSTGGYAGSLFHDFSDLLVPLFLTARPFDGEVQFVVTDFKNWWITKYLPVLQKLSKYPAIDFDKDKEVHCFKQVKVGLRAHNEFHIDPARAPNGYTMLDFTKLTRSAFSLARETLVNIEDLSVRKPKLLIIARKQSRAFTNINEIVEMAEGLGYEVVVEEADPGSDIARMAGIVNSCDVMMGVHGSGLTQMVFLPLSATLIQIVPWGGLEGKAMLDYGNPAKEMGLHYVQYSITIDESSLTEQFPRDHPVFTDPMSFHSRGFQVLRSTFMDNQNVKLDVNKFRDVLWKALEHLIQ, from the exons ATGCCGATGGGTTCCAAACCGAGGTCGGTTCGGAACGCCAACCAGTCGCGAAGATTCAGATTCGTGCTTCTCATCGTCGGATGCCTTGTGGTCACCATGACCTTCTTGGTGGTGTCTAGGCCTCAGACACTCTTTCTTTCCAACA ATCACGATGCGGTGAATGGCGATGACCGTGGGATACAGGGGAGTCACTCAGCTCCTGTAGGAAAGGAAGATGCACAAAGTTCTCAGGTATTAG AAAGCAACAAAGAGAAAGCAGAGGGAGGAGAAAAGAATGTGATTGTTGTTGATTCAACTCCGAATGAAGAGACGAACATCCACAAACTACAAG AGACCAAAACCGAGACAGAGGAGAATGGCATGAGTATAACTTCAGATGATCCTAGCTCGAATCAACAAGAGACGCATGATAGACTCGCACTGCCAACCATTTCGAACTACACCATTAATGATCGCACTCAGGGAGATGGCACGGTTGTTCTTGAGCACTCAG ATGGAGGCGAGCACATTCAAACTCCCGAGAGGAAGCCATTATGTGATGATTCAGACCGACGAACAGATGTCTGCGAAATGTATGGTGATGTTAGGATTCCCGGGAACTCCTCATCTATCATATTCGTGGAAGCATCGAAAACAGAGCAGAAAGAACTGTGGCAGATTCATCCTTATCCTCGCAAGGGGGACGAGGCTTGCTTTAAAGGTGTCAGAGAACTCGCGGTCGAAGCAGGCAGTGAGGCCCCTCTATGCACCGTCAACCACGATGCTCCGGCCATCGTGTTCTCCACTGGCGGGTATGCCGGTAGCCTCTTCCATGACTTCAGCGACCTGCTCGTTCCCCTCTTCCTGACCGCTCGTCCATTCGACGGAGAGGTTCAGTTCGTGGTGACCGACTTCAAGAACTGGTGGATCACCAAGTACCTTCCCGTGCTCCAGAAGCTGTCCAAGTATCCGGCGATCGACTTCGACAAGGACAAAGAAGTACACTGCTTCAAGCAGGTGAAGGTAGGTCTTCGAGCTCACAATGAGTTCCACATCGACCCTGCGAGAGCTCCCAATGGTTACACCATGCTCGACTTCACTAAGCTCACGAGGAGCGCCTTCTCGTTGGCGAGAGAAACACTGGTTAACATCGAAGATCTTTCCGTCAGGAAGCCGAAGCTGTTGATCATTGCGAGGAAGCAGTCACGAGCATTCACGAACATCAATGAGATAGTTGAAATGGCAGAGGGGTTGGGTTACGAGGTGGTCGTCGAAGAAGCAGATCCAGGATCTGACATAGCTCGGATGGCAGGGATCGTGAACTCCTGCGACGTGATGATGGGCGTGCATGGCTCCGGTCTCACCCAAATGGTCTTCCTGCCGCTTAGTGCCACCCTAATACAGATCGTTCCATGGGGTGGGTTGGAAGGGAAGGCGATGCTGGATTACGGGAACCCTGCCAAGGAAATGGGGCTCCACTATGTGCAGTACAGTATCACCATCGATGAGAGCAGCCTGACGGAGCAATTTCCAAGAGACCACCCTGTGTTCACGGACCCCATGTCCTTCCACAGTCGCGGGTTTCAGGTGCTGAGGTCTACGTTCATGGATAACCAGAATGTGAAGCTGGATGTCAACAAGTTCAGAGATGTTCTATGGAAAGCACTCGAGCATCTAATCCAGTAG
- the LOC135586108 gene encoding alpha-1,3-arabinosyltransferase XAT3-like isoform X1, translated as MPMGSKPRSVRNANQSRRFRFVLLIVGCLVVTMTFLVVSRPQTLFLSNIGLGPSLLPPQSDHDAVNGDDRGIQGSHSAPVGKEDAQSSQVLESNKEKAEGGEKNVIVVDSTPNEETNIHKLQETKTETEENGMSITSDDPSSNQQETHDRLALPTISNYTINDRTQGDGTVVLEHSDGGEHIQTPERKPLCDDSDRRTDVCEMYGDVRIPGNSSSIIFVEASKTEQKELWQIHPYPRKGDEACFKGVRELAVEAGSEAPLCTVNHDAPAIVFSTGGYAGSLFHDFSDLLVPLFLTARPFDGEVQFVVTDFKNWWITKYLPVLQKLSKYPAIDFDKDKEVHCFKQVKVGLRAHNEFHIDPARAPNGYTMLDFTKLTRSAFSLARETLVNIEDLSVRKPKLLIIARKQSRAFTNINEIVEMAEGLGYEVVVEEADPGSDIARMAGIVNSCDVMMGVHGSGLTQMVFLPLSATLIQIVPWGGLEGKAMLDYGNPAKEMGLHYVQYSITIDESSLTEQFPRDHPVFTDPMSFHSRGFQVLRSTFMDNQNVKLDVNKFRDVLWKALEHLIQ; from the exons ATGCCGATGGGTTCCAAACCGAGGTCGGTTCGGAACGCCAACCAGTCGCGAAGATTCAGATTCGTGCTTCTCATCGTCGGATGCCTTGTGGTCACCATGACCTTCTTGGTGGTGTCTAGGCCTCAGACACTCTTTCTTTCCAACA TCGGTCTCGGCCCATCGTTGCTTCCTCCGCAGTCGG ATCACGATGCGGTGAATGGCGATGACCGTGGGATACAGGGGAGTCACTCAGCTCCTGTAGGAAAGGAAGATGCACAAAGTTCTCAGGTATTAG AAAGCAACAAAGAGAAAGCAGAGGGAGGAGAAAAGAATGTGATTGTTGTTGATTCAACTCCGAATGAAGAGACGAACATCCACAAACTACAAG AGACCAAAACCGAGACAGAGGAGAATGGCATGAGTATAACTTCAGATGATCCTAGCTCGAATCAACAAGAGACGCATGATAGACTCGCACTGCCAACCATTTCGAACTACACCATTAATGATCGCACTCAGGGAGATGGCACGGTTGTTCTTGAGCACTCAG ATGGAGGCGAGCACATTCAAACTCCCGAGAGGAAGCCATTATGTGATGATTCAGACCGACGAACAGATGTCTGCGAAATGTATGGTGATGTTAGGATTCCCGGGAACTCCTCATCTATCATATTCGTGGAAGCATCGAAAACAGAGCAGAAAGAACTGTGGCAGATTCATCCTTATCCTCGCAAGGGGGACGAGGCTTGCTTTAAAGGTGTCAGAGAACTCGCGGTCGAAGCAGGCAGTGAGGCCCCTCTATGCACCGTCAACCACGATGCTCCGGCCATCGTGTTCTCCACTGGCGGGTATGCCGGTAGCCTCTTCCATGACTTCAGCGACCTGCTCGTTCCCCTCTTCCTGACCGCTCGTCCATTCGACGGAGAGGTTCAGTTCGTGGTGACCGACTTCAAGAACTGGTGGATCACCAAGTACCTTCCCGTGCTCCAGAAGCTGTCCAAGTATCCGGCGATCGACTTCGACAAGGACAAAGAAGTACACTGCTTCAAGCAGGTGAAGGTAGGTCTTCGAGCTCACAATGAGTTCCACATCGACCCTGCGAGAGCTCCCAATGGTTACACCATGCTCGACTTCACTAAGCTCACGAGGAGCGCCTTCTCGTTGGCGAGAGAAACACTGGTTAACATCGAAGATCTTTCCGTCAGGAAGCCGAAGCTGTTGATCATTGCGAGGAAGCAGTCACGAGCATTCACGAACATCAATGAGATAGTTGAAATGGCAGAGGGGTTGGGTTACGAGGTGGTCGTCGAAGAAGCAGATCCAGGATCTGACATAGCTCGGATGGCAGGGATCGTGAACTCCTGCGACGTGATGATGGGCGTGCATGGCTCCGGTCTCACCCAAATGGTCTTCCTGCCGCTTAGTGCCACCCTAATACAGATCGTTCCATGGGGTGGGTTGGAAGGGAAGGCGATGCTGGATTACGGGAACCCTGCCAAGGAAATGGGGCTCCACTATGTGCAGTACAGTATCACCATCGATGAGAGCAGCCTGACGGAGCAATTTCCAAGAGACCACCCTGTGTTCACGGACCCCATGTCCTTCCACAGTCGCGGGTTTCAGGTGCTGAGGTCTACGTTCATGGATAACCAGAATGTGAAGCTGGATGTCAACAAGTTCAGAGATGTTCTATGGAAAGCACTCGAGCATCTAATCCAGTAG
- the LOC135643118 gene encoding transcription factor bHLH162-like: protein MKMRRGGRADSRMERKTVEKYRRMHMKSLCLQLSSIIPKEHRTTSKNGLTQNDSLDQATSYIKKLEERIENLKQRRLTWAMTETNGVTLGFQLPILEVRHRDMDLEILLISRVSKRFMFHEVINVLEEEGADVVNASFSTVGDKIFHTIHSKAFSSRIGLEASRVSERLKDLVQ from the exons atgaaGATGCGCAGAGGTGGCAGAGCCGATTCCAGAATGGAGAGGAAGACGGTGGAGAAGTATAGGAGAATGCACATGAAGAGCTTGTGCCTCCAGCTCTCCTCGATCATCCCAAAAGAACACAGGACCACTTCAAAG AACGGACTGACACAGAATGATAGCCTGGATCAAGCCACATCTTACATCAAGAAACTCGAGGAAAGGATTGAAAACTTGAAGCAGAGAAGGCTCACTTGGGCCATGACGGAAACAAATGGTGTGACACTAGGATTTCAACTTCCAATTCTTGAAGTAAGGCACCGGGACATGGACTTGGAGATTCTTCTGATAAGTAGGGTGAGTAAGAGATTCATGTTCCATGAAGTGATCAATGTTCTTGAGGAAGAGGGTGCAGACGTTGTTAATGCTAGCTTCTCAACTGTGGGCGACAAGATCTTCCACACGATACATTCAAAG GCTTTTAGCTCCAGAATTGGCTTGGAGGCATCGAGAGTGTCCGAGAGATTGAAGGATTTGGTTCAGTAA
- the LOC135643775 gene encoding dirigent protein 4-like → MKQQVTNLHFFFHDIAGGDNPTVVHVAAPKNLSSLVKEPSFGTVYAIDDPLTEGPEADSTAVGSAQGFYISSGQDAPMLVFTTDYGFAPSACSQRNR, encoded by the coding sequence ATGAAGCAGCAGGTCACAAACCTCCACTTCTTCTTCCACGACATCGCTGGCGGCGACAACCCGACCGTCGTCCACGTCGCCGCTCCCAAAAACCTCAGCAGCCTGGTCAAGGAGCCGTCGTTCGGGACCGTCTACGCCATCGACGACCCTCTCACGGAGGGCCCCGAGGCGGACTCCACGGCCGTCGGGAGCGCGCAGGGCTTCTACATCTCGTCGGGGCAGGACGCGCCGATGCTGGTTTTTACGACGGACTACGGCTTCGCTCCTTCAGCGTGTTCTCAACGAAACCGGTGA
- the LOC135642781 gene encoding dirigent protein 4-like has protein sequence MARSDGRLLVFAVAVSLLAIQCQSFGMKQKVTNLHFFFHDILSGDKPTSVRLAAPKNLSSLVKEKLFGTMFVIDDPLTEGPEADSKVLGSAQGYYIISGQDSPMLVLAADYGFTTGPYNGSSFSLFSRNPVMDTDRELSVVGGRGAFRMAQGIAKLHTHSIDAATGDAVVEYNVTLFHYE, from the coding sequence ATGGCGAGATCCGACGGGCGTCTTCTCGTCTTCGCCGTCGCCGTGTCCTTGTTGGCTATCCAATGCCAATCCTTTGGGATGAAGCAGAAGGTCACAAACCTCCACTTCTTCTTCCACGACATTCTTAGCGGCGACAAGCCGACCTCCGTCCGACTCGCGGCTCCCAAAAACCTCAGCAGCCTCGTCAAGGAGAAGTTGTTCGGGACCATGTTTGTCATTGACGACCCTCTCACGGAGGGCCCCGAGGCGGACTCCAAAGTCCTCGGGAGCGCGCAGGGCTACTACATAATTTCGGGGCAGGACTCGCCGATGCTGGTGTTAGCGGCCGACTACGGCTTCACCACGGGTCCATACAACGGCAGCTCCTTCAGCTTGTTCTCGAGGAACCCGGTGATGGACACGGACAGGGAGCTCTCCGTGGTCGGCGGCAGGGGGGCGTTCCGGATGGCTCAGGGCATCGCTAAACTCCACACTCACTCTATCGACGCCGCCACCGGCGACGCCGTGGTCGAGTACAACGTGACGTTGTTCCACTACGAGTGA
- the LOC103991461 gene encoding uncharacterized protein LOC103991461 yields the protein MGYLYTDFVDLMKKPAVAETLIDILLCAVPIWVAVMIGLVIGWSWRPRWTGLLFLGLRSKLRFLWTAPPGLGARRLWFAFTALSVFSVCHKLCSSSIFKGKAGRSQDVEEDSSVAKTAASQILPVVEGDGGRSSSNIGLSMSEHEIVTEKDLKHLLHLLDGKVGDTVWQNLMERTTSNMIYQAWHHEPEMGPIIYRSRTVFEDASPELVREFFWDDNFRLKWDPMLAHFKILEEFAESGTMIVHWIKKFPFFCSDREYIIGRRIWESGKAYYCVTKGVPYSSLPKSVKPRRVELYFSSWCIRAVESRKQDGQLSACEVTLIHYEDMGIPRDVAKVGVRHGMWGAVKKLQSGMRAYQVTRKTEMSPSRSALMARVTTKLPTDGTITIEGKDTSSRPSDIACNDDAGKEHHQGIDWKWVVIGGVAVVCGLQTGMIGKALAFGAARRLARK from the exons ATGGGGTATTTGTACACCGATTTCGTGGATTTGATGAAGAAGCCGGCGGTGGCGGAAACCCTGATCGACATCCTCCTCTGCGCGGTGCCTATCTGGGTGGCAGTGATGATCGGGTTGGTCATCGGCTGGTCGTGGCGCCCGCGCTGGACGGGGCTGCTCTTCTTGGGCCTTAGGAGCAAGCTCCGGTTCCTGTGGACGGCACCCCCGGGCCTGGGCGCTCGCCGCCTCTGGTTTGCCTTCACAGCCCTCTCGGTCTTCTCCGTGTGCCACAAGCTGTGCTCGTCCTCGATCTTTAAGGGGAAGGCTGGGAGGTCCCAAGACGTCGAGGAGGATTCTTCGGTGGCGAAGACGGCGGCTTCGCAGATTTTGCCGGTGGTTGAAGGGGATGGCGGCAGGTCTAG TTCGAACATTGGACTATCTATGAGTGAACACGAAATTGTGACTGAGAAAGATCTAAAGCATCTATTGCATCTTCTAGATGGTAAAGTTGGAGATACAGTCTGGCAAAATCTAATGGAACGCACCACATCAAACATGATCTATCAAGCATGGCATCATGAACCTGAG ATGGGCCCCATCATTTATCGCAGCAGAACTGTCTTTGAGGATGCTTCTCCTGAATTGGTTAGAGAATTCTTTTGGGATGATAACTTCCGGCTAAAATGGGATCCCATGCTTGCACACTTTAAAATATTGGAGGAGTTTGCTGAGAGTGGAACCATGATTGTTCACTGGAtaaaaaag TTCCCATTTTTCTGCAGTGATCGGGAATATATAATTGGTCGGAGAATATGGGAATCTGGAAAGGCATATTACTGTGTGACAAAG GGAGTTCCGTACTCATCTTTACCCAAAAGTGTAAAGCCAAGGCGTGTGGAATTGTATTTCTCAAGTTGGTGCATCAGGGCTG TGGAATCACGCAAACAAGACGGTCAGTTATCAGCATGTGAGGTAACTCTGATCCACTACGAGGACATGGGCATTCCCAGAGATGTAGCTAAGGTCGGAGTTCGACATGGGATGTGGGGAGCGGTCAAGAAGTTGCAGTCTGGCATGCGAGCATATCAAGTGACGAGGAAAACTGAGATGTCTCCGTCGAGGAGTGCTCTTATGGCGCGAGTCACCACAAAGCTCCCAACGGACGGAACAATCACTATCGAAGGCAAAGACACATCCTCCAGGCCTTCGGATATAGCTTGTAACGACGATGCTGGTAAGGAACATCATCAAGGTATCGATTGGAAATGGGTTGTCATTGGTGGAGTTGCTGTTGTCTGCGGGCTTCAAACTGGTATGATCGGAAAAGCTCTGGCATTCGGCGCCGCAAGGAGGCTTGCGAGGAAGTGA
- the LOC135642698 gene encoding small ribosomal subunit protein uS19-like isoform X1, translating to MQADVETEVAAGLPKKRTFRKFSYRGVDLDQLLDMSLDELVKLFDARARRRFQRGLKRKPMALIKKLRKAKKDAPPGEKPEPVRTHLRNMIIVPEMIGSIIGVYNGKTFNQVEIKPEMIGHYLAEFSISYKPVKHGRPGIGATHSSRFIPLK from the exons ATGCAGGCGGACGTCGAGACGGAAGTGGCCGCCGGACTGCCGAAGAAGAGGACGTTTCGGAAGTTCAGCTACCGAGGCGTCGACCTCGATCAACTCCTCGACATGTCGCTCGACGAGCTCGTCAAGCTCTTCGATGCTCGTGCTCGCCGAAG GTTTCAGCGCGGTCTGAAGCGGAAGCCGATGGCATTGATCAAGAAGCTTCGCAAAGCG AAAAAGGATGCTCCACCTGGTGAGAAACCTGAACCAGTCAGGACTCACCttcgcaacatgatcatagtgccAGAGATGATAGGCAGCATTATTGGGGTGTACAATGGCAAGACTTTTAATCAAGTTGAGATCAAACCTGAAATGATAGGTCATTATCTGGCCGAGTTCTCCATCAGCTACAAGCCTGTCAAGCATGGCAGGCCCGGCATTGGTGCCACTCATTCTTCAAGATTCATTCCTCTTAAATGA
- the LOC135642698 gene encoding small ribosomal subunit protein uS19-like isoform X2, giving the protein MADVETEVAAGLPKKRTFRKFSYRGVDLDQLLDMSLDELVKLFDARARRRFQRGLKRKPMALIKKLRKAKKDAPPGEKPEPVRTHLRNMIIVPEMIGSIIGVYNGKTFNQVEIKPEMIGHYLAEFSISYKPVKHGRPGIGATHSSRFIPLK; this is encoded by the exons ATG GCGGACGTCGAGACGGAAGTGGCCGCCGGACTGCCGAAGAAGAGGACGTTTCGGAAGTTCAGCTACCGAGGCGTCGACCTCGATCAACTCCTCGACATGTCGCTCGACGAGCTCGTCAAGCTCTTCGATGCTCGTGCTCGCCGAAG GTTTCAGCGCGGTCTGAAGCGGAAGCCGATGGCATTGATCAAGAAGCTTCGCAAAGCG AAAAAGGATGCTCCACCTGGTGAGAAACCTGAACCAGTCAGGACTCACCttcgcaacatgatcatagtgccAGAGATGATAGGCAGCATTATTGGGGTGTACAATGGCAAGACTTTTAATCAAGTTGAGATCAAACCTGAAATGATAGGTCATTATCTGGCCGAGTTCTCCATCAGCTACAAGCCTGTCAAGCATGGCAGGCCCGGCATTGGTGCCACTCATTCTTCAAGATTCATTCCTCTTAAATGA